Below is a window of Staphylococcus succinus DNA.
TCACAAATTTAGAACAAAAATTAAAAGCACAAGGTACATTACACGCAGCAAAATCCTTAGAAAATTTACAGCAATTAAAAAAAGATTATGCAATCCAATATAAACAAAATTTTGAATAAAAATACCGTGTTTCTTCTTATTTAACTAAACATGTATCTCAACTGTTTCAAGGGATAATCACGTTTTTCAGAATAGTCTAAATCATGTATAATAAATTTTATACTATATTTTCAAAGGAGGATAAAATAATGAGTTTGTTACATATAGCGGCACTCTTACCGTTAATATTTGCACTCATTATTCCGTTTGTATATCGTCTTCAAAAACGAATACATATAGGATGGTTTGTGTTACCCATCCCTGTCGTCTTATTTATATATTTTTTATCATATATTTCAACAACCATGTCCGGTCAAACCGTCATGCAAAACGCAAATTGGATGCCCCATTTTGGCATGAATTTTAATTTGTATGTTGATGGCTTGGGGTTACTTTTTAGTTTACTCATCACTGGTATTGGTAGTTTAATCGTACTGTATTCTATAAGTTATTTAAGTCGACAAGAGCAGTTGGGGAATTTTTATTGTTATCTTTTACTCTTTATGGGCGCAATGTTAGGAGTTGTATTATCAGATAATATTATTATTTTATATCTGTTTTGGGAGTTAACTTCTTTTTCTAGTTTTCTGCTCATTTCCTTTTGGCGTGACAAACAAGCTTCCATTTATGGTGCTCAAAAGTCAATGCTCGTCACTGTATTTGGTGGCCTGTCGCTATTAGGTGGGCTTATCCTACTCTCAATGGCAGGTGGTACAACAAGCTTACAAGAATTAATTGGTAATGCTTCAGAAATACAAATGAGTCCAGTCTTCATTTTATCAATGATATTTGTATTAATTGGTGCAATGACAAAGTCTGCTCAATTTCCATTTTATGTATGGCTACCAGATGCAATGGAAGCACCAACTCCAGTTAGTGCCTATTTACACTCTGCAACAATGGTAAAAGCTGGACTCTATCTCGTAGCTCGAATGACACCTATTTATGCGGTCTCACAAGGATGGATATGGACAGTAACTGCAGTAGGGTTAATTACATTACTCTGGGCATCGTTAAATGCAAGTAAGCAACAAGATTTAAAAGGCATCTTGGCATTTTCTACAGTTTCACAACTAGGAATGATTATGTCCATGTTAGGTATTGGTGCAGTGAGTTATCATTTTGAAGGTGCTCAAAGCCAGCTCTATGTTGCAGCATTTACTGCAGCTATTTTCCATTTAATCAATCACGCAACTTTTAAAGGTGCGCTATTTATGATTACTGGAGTCATTGATCATTCGACAGGTACACGTGATGTTAAAAAATTAGGTGGGCTCTTAACAGTTATGCCTATCTCATTTACGATTACCATCATTACTGCTTTAAGTATGGCGGGTATACCACCCTTTAATGGTTTCTTATCAAAAGAGAAATTTTTAGAAAGTATGATTGATGTAAGCCACGCAGGCATATACAACTTAAATACCATTGGCATATTGATACCAATCATAGCCATTATTGGTAGTATATTTACCTTTGTATATTCTATAAGATTTATTACTCAAATCTTTTTAGGTCAAGGCAATGTAAATGCTTTACCTAAAAAAGCGCATGAGGCTTCATTCTTATTATTAATATCACCAATTATTTTATCGATATTAGTAATCGTGTTTGGATTCTTCCCATCGCTTTTAACAAAATCAATTATTGAACCTGCTGTTAACTCAATTAGTTTACATACTGGTAATACAGCAGAATTTCATATGTTCCATGGTTTTACACCTGCTTTTATTTCTACAATTATCATATACATTATAGGGATTTTATTGATTTTAAGTATTGGCTATTGGGTGCGTTTACTTAAAGCACAACCACGCAAGCTTACATTCAATTACTGGTACGATAAATTCGGAGGTTATGCGCCAAATTACTCAAGCACTTTCACTAATACTTATGTGACAGGCTTTACGCGTAATAATTTAGTTATTATCTTTACTTCTTTAATTGTTATTACGTTGGTTACATTATTAGTAACGCCTTTCAGTATTGATCTTAACAATGTGAGTGAGATAAGACCTTTTGAATTGATTATCGTAGTACTGATTATCACTGCTACATCTATGATTGTATTGGCAAACTCTAGATTGTTCAGTATTATCATGGCTAGTGCTGTGGGTTATTCAGTCGCAATATTCTTTATTTTCTTTGGAGCTCCCGATTTAGCACTCACACAATTTGTTGTTGAATCTATTTCTACAGCTTTGTTTTTACTATGTTTCTATCATTTACCAAACTTAAATCGTCATCAAGAATCTCGTTCATTCAAACTCGTAAATGTATTGATTTCTATAGGCGCTGGCGCTGTAGTGATTGTCCTTGGCTTAATTGCTTATGGTAATAGGCACTTTGAATCTATCGGCGCATTTTATAAAGCCCATGTATATGACTTAGCCCATGGTACAAACATGGTTAACGTGATTTTAGTAGATTTCCGTGGTACCGATACTTTATTCGAATCTGCAGTCTTAGGTATTGCAGGTCTCGGTGTCTACACTATGATAAAACTACGTACAAAAAATAAAGCTACAGAAGAAGGAGGTAAAAACGTTGAACAGACAGAAAAATAATTTAATTTTCCAATATTCAGCTGTGATTATCTTCTTTCTAATAGTTATGTTTGGTCTATCATTATTTTTAGCAGGACATTATACACCTGGTGGCGGATTCGTAGGTGGCCTTTTGCTATCAAGCGCGCTTGTCATAATTACGGTAGCTTTTGATATTAAAACGATGAGAAAAATATTCCCCTGGGATTTTAAAATATTAATTGGTATTGGGCTACTCTTTTGTGTAGCAACTCCTATGGCAAGCTGGTTTTATACTAAAAATTTCTTTACGCACACACCTTTTGAAATACCACTTGGTTTCTTAAAACCGATGGAAATGCATACTGCAGTATTCTTTGATTTGGGTGTAATGTGCGCAGTTATCGGAACAATAATGACTATAATCTTATCGATTGGAGAGAATGAGTAATGGAAATAGTTATGATTTTTGTTTGTGGTATTCTCACAGCAATGAGCGTCTATCTCATTCTTTCTAAGAGTTTGATACGCATCATTATTGGAACTACCATACTAACGCATGCATCAAATTTATTTTTAATGACTATGGGTGGATTAAAGAAGGGTGACGTTCCAATTTATGAAAAAGGGATTACTTCATATGTCGATCCAATACCCCAAGCATTAATTTTAACAGCTATAGTAATATCATTTTCTGTCACAGCTTTTTTCTTAGTATTAGCTTTTAGAAGTTATAAAGAGCTAGGTACAGACAACGTCGAAAGTATGAAAGGAGTACTTGATGATGATCGAGAATAATCTCATTATTTCACTGCTTGTCATACCCATGTTAACTATTATTCTATTAATATTTATCGGTAAGCGCCCTATAATCAAGCGTTATGTCGCATTGATTGGTACTGGTATCACATTGGTTTTTGCATTTATAAATTTAAGTAATGTATTAAAAGATGGCCCTATTAAATTAGAACTTGGTTCTTGGTCTGCACCATATAGTATTGTATTTGTACTTGATATATTCAGTGCATTGCTTGTAATTACCAGTCTAATCGTAACTATGCTCATCATTTTATATTCTTATCAGTCTGTTGGTATTGAACGTGAAACATATTATTATTACTTTGCAATCATGTTTATGGTTACTGGAGTAATAGGTTCATTTATCACGGGTGATATTTTCAACTTATTCGTATTCTTTGAAGTATTTCTAATGGCTTCCTATATCTTATTAGTCATTGGAGGTACAAAGGTACAATTAAGTGAAACTATTAAATATGTCCTTGTTAATGTAACTTCATCTGCATTTTTTGTAATTGCAGTAGCCATGTTATATTCAGTAGTCGGTACATTAAACTTAGCGGATATCAGCCAAAAACTGAGTCAACTGCCCTCTCAAGATAGTGGGATTGTGAGCCTTATATTTATAATGTTTATTTTCGTCTTTGCAACAAAAGCTGGTGTGTTCCCAATGTATATTTGGTTACCTGGGGCATATTACGCACCGCCTGTAGCAATCATTGCATTCTTTGGCGCCCTACTCACAAAAGTAGGCGTATACGCTATTGCTAGAACAGCAAGTCTCTTTTTCAGAGATACAACAAGTTTCTCCTTCTACACGATACTTTTCTTAGCTCTCTTAACCATTATCTTTGGTTCTGTAGGAGCGATAAGTTACTATGATACGAAAAAAATTATCATTTATAATATTATGATTGCTGTCGGTGTTATTTTAGTGGGCGTCGCTATGATGAATCAATCAGGCATGATGGGTGCGATTTACTACACTTTACATGATATGTTAATTAAAGCAGCTTTATTTTTCTTAATTGGTATCATGTATAAAATTACTAAAACACACGACTTACGTAAATATGGAGGTCTTATTAAAGATTATCCAGTACTAGGATGGACATTCTTTATCGCATCACTTAGCTTAGCAGGTATCCCTCCATTAAGCGGCTTTTATGGGAAATACTACATTGTTCAAGCCACTTTTGAGAAAGGGTTCTATATCAGTGGTATTGTCGTACTGTTATCAAGCTTAGTAGTACTTTATTCCGTTATTCGCATTTTCTTAAAAGGATTCTTTGGTGAATCTAAAGGGTATAATGTAAATCATCATTTACATTATAAAGGATTACTTGTAGTAGCGATTATTTCAGTTATACTTTCAGTGATGTTCGGATTATCTGCAGACTATTTACAACCAATAATTAAAGAAGCGGCCGAGACCTTCTATAACCCTAGTGTCTATATTGAAAGCGTATTGGGGGGTAAATAATATGGCAGTTCAAATATTAGTGAATTTAATACTTACTATTTTTTGGTTATTCTTAACAGGTAGCTACACTATTAATAACTTTATATTAGGTTACTTATTTGGTTTATTATTAGTATTTATCATGCGCGGTATTTTACCTGGAAGATTTTACCTTATAACGATTTATAAGATATTAAAACTCTTCTTCGTATTTTTAGTTGAATTAGTCAAAGCAAATATCGATGTCATACGAATTATTATTAAACCAACTATCAATAATGCACCGGCATTTTTTACTTATCATACTGATTTGAAAACAGATTGGCAAATCGCCTTATTATCTAATCTAATTACGCTTACACCAGGTACTGTTGTATTAGGAGTCAGTGATGATCGTACTAAAATTTATATACACGCCATTGATTTTAGCACTAAGGAAGAAGAAGTTGAAAGTATCAAATCCTCCCTTGAAAAAGTGGTTAGAGAGGTTGGCGAAAATTAATGAACTATAATATCATTTTAATCATTGCATTGGTAATCGTAGCGTTATCTATGCTAGGTATGCTCGTACGCGTCATCATCGGTCCTTCTCTTGCTGACCGCGTTGTTGCCTTAGATGCAATGGGAATACAGTTAATGGCCATCGTTGCTCTATTTAGTATTTTCTTAGGTACTAAATATATCCTTGTTGTCATCTTAATGATTGGCATTTTAGCTTTTTTAGGCACTGCAGTCTTCGCAAAATATATGGATAAAGGTAAGGTGATTGAACATGATAACTCAGATCGTCATTAGCATCTCACTTATACTCGTTATTCTTGGATCAATCATCAGTGCGCTTGCAGCAATTGGCCTATTACGCCTAGATGATGTCTATTCCAGAGCACATGCAGCTGGAAAAGCAGCTACACTCGGTTCAATGTTGTTAATTAGCGGCGTATTTTTATTCTTTATAGGCAAAGAAGGATACGTAAATATGCAATTGCTTGTCGGTATCTTATTCATCTTGATTACTGGTCCTTTAGCAAGTCATCTTATTATAAAAGCAGCTTATAATTTAGATACACCTTCTTCTAAGAGAACAAAGCTCGATGATATCAAAGATGATTTGAAAAACACAAAATTATAATCGTTTATATGCAAATTTGAAAAGCACCTATCTTAAAAAGATAGGTGCTTTTTAAATTACAAATTTATCAGAAATAAATATTTGTCATACACTACAATCAATGTTATATTAAATCGTAATTATTACGATTTAATAGGAGGTTATGTCATTATGGCTACTTGGACTATCATCGGTGGCGGTATTCAAGCAGTAACAATCGCTATCAAATTAAGATCACAAGGTTTAAGTCCGCATAAATTACGTATCATAGACCCTAACCGTAATCTATGTCAGCAATTCAATCAATTTACCCAACGTATCGCTATGCCTTATCTTCGATCACCTGGTGTGCACCATACGCATCCTAACCCATTTCATTTAAAGCAATTTGCTAAAAAATGCCAATATACCAACGCCTCGTATGGGCCATACCAACGCCCAAATCTTGAGATGTTTATGAATCACACACACGAACTTATTCATCAATATCATTTAAACCATAGTCATATTCAAAGTTCTGTATGCAATATTAAGCAACTAGACCAACTTTGGCATATACAATTAGCGGATCAATCTTGGATTTCAACGACACATTTAATTATTGCATTTGGTTGTAACCACAATACATATACACCAGCACTATTTAAGGATGAAGCAGATGTATCCCATATTTTTGATGATGACGACAAAAACTATGACCATACTTCTCACGTAGTCGGTAGTGGCATAACAGCTGCACACTTGACCTTAAGATTACTCAAAATAAAGTCTGAGAAAGTCATTCATTTATGGACTAACAAACCACTTGAGGTCCATGATTTTGATGCTGATCCTGGTTGGTTAGGTCCTAAAAATATGAATAAATTCCGTAAAATTCACTCATCTGAAGAACGTTTAAAGATTATTAAACAAGAACGTCATAAAGGCTCAATACCTAAAGAAATTGAATTAAGGCTTAAAAAATATGTAGAGCAAAAAAGATTAGTCATTCATACGAATGAACTTGTTGAAGTTCAACATCATCATATTTGTACGCATCGTTACTGCTTATACTATGATCAAATATTATTAGCAACTGGTTTTCAAGATGCTATCATGGCACAACCTATTATCAAACAACTCATAAATAAACATCAGGCCCCAGTGGCTGACTGTGGCTTGCCGTCTATCAATAATAATTTAGAGTGGCTACCTAACCTTTTTGTTTCAGGCGGCTTAGCAGACTTAGAACTTGGTCCATTTGCTAGAAATATTATGGGTGGACGAGAAGCTGCTATTCGAATATCACAAGCTTTCAATAACATAGAAAATGAAGCAATAACAAAAAAAGCACTATAAAGTTCCATATACTGATTGTTTACACAAAGTGTGAGCTGCTTCCTCCCACTTTGTGCACAGTATAATACTTTATAGCGCTTTGCTAATATTCATATTTCATTTTCTCGCTTTAATCGCAATTGTCCCACGCATGATACTAATTAAACGATTGTTGTCATCTTTAATTTCTATATTCCACACCTGTGTGGTCTTTCCTTCATGGATAATGGTCGCTGTCGCATATACTATACCTTCAGTAGTACTACTTATATGGTTAGCATTCATCTCTAAACCTAAAGGAACATACTGATTCGTATCAATCATATTTGCCGCACCTAAAGAGCAAGCCGTTTCACCCAGAGCTAAACTTGCCCCACCATGTAAATATCCAAAAGGTTGTTTAACACGATCAGTCACAGGCATCGACATTACAATTAATCCATGTGCTTTTTTTTCTAATTTCATGCCTAATGTTTCTAACATATTAGTCATTTTGACACCCCGTCTATTCATTATTAACTTTATAATATCATAGCCGCAATAGTACCAAAAATAATTAATGGAATATTGTAAAATATGAAGTTAGGTATACATGTATCTCTAATATGATCATGTTGTCCGTCTACATTTAAACCTGCAGTTGGTCCAAGCGTAGAATCACTTGCTGGTGATCCAGAATCACCTAAGGCACTTGCTGTACCTATAAGCGCAATTAATGCCATCGTACTTAAGCCAAGAGACTCGCCTAATGGAACAAATAATGTAGCGATAATCGGGATTGTAGCAAATGATGAGCCTATGCCTAATGTGACAATTAGACCAATGATGTACATTACAATAATGCTAATGAGTTTATTATCGCCAGTAATACCACTTAAACTATGGACTAATTTAGTAATATCACCTGTCTCATTCATTACACCTGCAAAACCATTGGCAGATAGAATTACAACACCAATAAATGACATGATTTGGATTCCATCTACAAATTGTTTATCTAATTCCGTCCATTTATAAACTCTAAACACAAAGAATATTAGCACCCCAGCTAATGCACCAAAAATCATTGAATCAGTAAGTGTTTGTACAATAAATGTGGCCAATATAGAAATAATTGTCACTACCAGTACATAGGGTTTCAGTTCTATATGACTCATATCTTTAACATCTTTATATTCTTTATATTTTCTTGGTTTTCGAAAATAGAAAATACCAGCAATCAATCCAAAAACATACCCTAATGATGGAATAATCATTGCTTTCCAAATCATTCCCATTTCAATTGGATGATGTGCTTTGGTGAAACCATTTTGTATAATTTGGTGGAATATTTGACCAAAACCAAATGGTAGAAGTATATATGGCCAACATAATCCAAAACCTATAATGATAGAGATTTGTCTTCTATCAACTTTAAGTTCGTTAAATAAACTTATTAATGGAGGTACTACAATTGGTATAAATGCAATATGTACAGGTATGATATTTTGACTCATAATACTAAGTATTAATAGTGCCACGATAATAATAACCTTTACCTTCACACGAGACATTTTACTGTTTTCAGCGTGAATGCTATTTATAATTTTATTTACTAAGTAATCAGTAATTCCACTGTATGAAATGAGCGCTGCGAAACCACCTAATAGTGCATAACTTAACGCTACCTCGGCTCCATCAACTATATTTTTACCAAATACGGAAACAATTTCAGGTATACTCATACCTGCAACTAATCCACCGACTAATGCACTGACGAACAAACTAATCACTACATTTAATCTACATAAACATAAGATAATCATCAATACAACTGCTATTACAACTGCATTTATCACAAAGCATAACTCCTTTATTACGTTATCGAACTAAAGTATCACGAGATTTATACTATCAATAACCACTTAAATTGTCAATCTTATCTTTTCAGGTTCATAAATATTTACACAAGCTTTTTTCAATAAATCTTTTGCACTTTGTTTATTATAAAAAAAGGAAAAACTCATTTAATGATTAGCGAGTTTTTCCTTTCAATTATATTATAAATTAAGTATTGCGTGTGCTATTGTTTTCTCAACCATTGAACTATAGTAGAAATTAAGTAACCTGTTGGTCCTTTAGGCCCTTTGTGTGTATTTTTATTTATCGTAGCAGGGCCAGCGATATCAAAGTGAAGGTGTGGTGTTTCACCAGCAAAGTGATTAATAAATGTAGCAGCAAACAGTGCTTTACCATGACCATTTGTATGATTTACTAAATCCGCAACGTCACTATTACGAATTAGAGCTTGTTCTGTAGATGTCATTGGTAATTCAAATACAAATTCATCCATTTTTTGCGCTTCTACCAATATCTCATCCAGCTGCACTTTTGCCTTTTTATTGAAAACTGCAGCCTTATCTTCACCAAGTGCAGCAACAGCAGCACCAGTCAACGTAGCAAAGTCCAATATTACTTTAGGTTGAAATTGATTTGCATAGAAAACTGCATCTCCTAATACTAGGCGCCCTTCAGCATCAGTATTAAGAACTTCTACCGATTCTCCGCTTAATGCTGTGAATACATCGTCCGGTTTCATTGCTGCTTCATTAACCATATTTTCAGCTGCAACGATCACACCGATGATATTTACTTTGAGGTTTAAGCGTTGTGCTGATTCTATCATTGCAACGACATTGGCGGAACCACACATATCATATTTCATAGTTTGCATGCCGACTTTTGATTTAATTGAATAACCGCCTGAATCGTATGTGATTCCTTTTCCTACAAGTGCTATAGGCTGTTCTCCTTCTTGTCCCCCGTTGTAAGTTAAAGTAATTAATCTCGGATCATTTTTTGAACCTTTACCTACTGCATGTATCAAACCAAATCCTTCACGTTGTAAAGTAGCCCCATCTTTTACATCTACAGTAACTTCTGTATTGTTAAAATGGTTAGATATTAGTTCTGCATAATAAGCAGGTGTCAAAATATTAGGCGGCATATTACTGTAATCTCTTGCAAGATTTATAGCAGAAGCCAAAGCTACGCCATCTGCAAGCGCATGCTTAACATCTTCGTCATTTGTATGTATGTCTAAATCAATTTGATATGGTGCAGTTTTATCTGTTTTATAACTATCAAATTGATAAATAGATTGCTCACTTTGTCTTCCTAATAATTCAGCAAGCTCAAGTTTACTCAGTATTTTAGATGCAAAAGTATCAAATAGTAATGCACCTTTGAAAATTCTATCATTTTTTAAATGCTGGAATAACTTTCCAAATACAATTAAAAAATCACTGGAGTCAGATGTTTTTAAGTTGCCTAAACCTACTGAAATCAACTTAACATAGTTACCATTTAATAAAACTTGCGTGCTCGATACATGTCCTACATTACTGCTGATGATTTGATTATGCTTCAACGTTTTTAATAATTCATTTATATCTTCGTCTTCTACTACAATCTGACTTAATTGGTTTATATGTTCAGGTACACCAACAATTAAAGTAGTATGCTTGATTTCTGCATTGGGTTTTATTGTTGCTTGCATATGGAATCCCTCTTTTTCACATTTATTTTCTTCAAATTATAACAATAAATCTTATATTTCTCGAAATTAATTGCCATTTGTTAATAAAAAGACCTATCTAGTAATAAGATAGGTCTTTTGTATGTACAGTACACGTGTATGTGTTGCTGTATGAAATCTATTTATTTATTAAAATTTACCTTTTTTGAATGCTAAGCCGATACCGCCAAGTTTGAATACAGCACGTGTATCGATAACTTTTTTCATAAACGCAGCTTTTTTACCTTGGATATCTTTACCATATACAACACCAACACCGTCGCCAGAACCTAATGAACATACAGTACCACGGTCAACATAAGAGAATTCTTGTGTAGGTTGACCTTCTAAAATATTTATAATATTTTTCGCAGTGTGTTCACCTTCTTGCATAGCGATTTGTGCAGTTGTTGGTAATGGACGTTCTTCTCCAGCAGGGATGAATGCAGAACAGTCACCAATTACAAAGATATCGTCATAACCTTCAATTGTTAAATCTTGTTTTGTAACGATACGACCACGTTTAACGCCTTCAAATGATTCTTCCATTAATTTACTACCACGAACACCAGCAGCCCATACAACTGTATTTGCTTCTAATTGTTGTTCAACATCATTAACTTTAACTACGAAACCTTTTTCGTTAGCAGCAACGATAGGTGTAGCAATCTTGAATTCTACGCCTTTACTTTCTAAATAACTTACAGCGTGATTAACTAATTCGTCAGAGAATTGTGGTAACATTTTTGGAGCAGCTTCAACACAAGTCACTTTTACTTTACCTTGTTCTACGCCATATTTATTACATAACTCAGGAATACGATCTGTTAATTCACCGATAAACTCGATACCAGTGAATCCAGCACCGCCGACTAAAATAGCTAAATCTTTATCATCTTTTTGTTTTGAAGATGCATAGTTAGCAAATTTATCTTCGATATGACGAGATAATTTACGCGCAGTTAATACATTTTCAATTTGGAAAGCATGCTCTTTCATACCTTTAATACCAAATGTTTCACTTTCAAAACCTAATGATACTACTAAGATATCAAAGTCAAAAATACCGGCATCAGTTTCAACTTTTTTAGCATTACGATCAATTTTTGTAACTTCTGCTTTTACAAAGTTAACTTTGTCTTTATTTACTACACTTTCAACTGGATATAGTAAATCTTCATAGCTAAGTGTACCTGCTGAAGCTTCATGTAACCAAGTAGCTTCATAGTGGTAATCATTTTTATTAATTAACGTAACTTCAGCTTCATCTGCTGAAATTTGCTTTTGTAATTTTGTAATAGTTTGTAATCCAGCATAACCAGCACCTAGAACTAATACTTTTTTACGATCTTGAGCCATTTCATTCACCTAAGCTTTCATAATTTTTTTGTTGCGTCAGTCTTTTTCTATACCCTAAATGAAACATATGTAAGTCACAAAAAAGACAATTTTTATCCAACACCAATTTTATAGCTTTTATTCTTCATTTTCAAGCGCTAACGCACATATTGTTTATTTTTTCACATAAACTTATAAAAGACTATAGTTCACACTTTATTTTATGCGTACTATAGCCTTCATTTTTTTTACATACTACTAACAATCTTCTGGTGAACCCGCAACTTTTGCAGTTCTAAATGAACTTCCACAACCACATGATGCAATTGCATTTGGGTTATCAATTTGGAAGCCACCACCCATGAGAGATTGTTTAAAATCAATTGTAGTACCTTCTAATACTGACTTATCAGTTTTATCTATTAGTACTTTTAAACCATGAAATTCAATAACTTCATCATTTTCACCTGGTTCAGCTTCTGCTGACATGCCATAAGTAAGTCCAGTACAGCCACCGCCATTTACTTTAACTTTTAAATAGCCATCTGCCATATCATTTTGTTGTAACATGTCTTTTACTTCATATACTGCTGCTTCTGTTACTTCTATTACTGCCATCGTAAATACCTCCCTAGAAAATCCATGTTTCTTCTATATGTGCATAAATATTTTGTAGTAAGTCGTCTGGCGATTCACCTTCAACGATATCACCATTAACCAATGCATACAACCCACTTGAACATAGTCCACAATTTTGTAAGCAACCATATTCTAATACGTCGACGCCTGGGTCATTTTCAAGTTGATTATATACAAAGTCCCCACCTTTCGCTAAATTCGAAATGCAGAACTCAACTATTGGATTCATATTACACCCTCTCATTAATTATCAGTTATACAATTATAACAAAAATCAGATGATAATGACTACATTCTAGCTTACAATAATTGCTTCTTAAAAAATTTAAAATAATAAGAAGATACTTATAAAATTTTTTTGTGTAAATTAACAACCTACCTTTCAAACTTGCTAAAGCCTATATCTAGTGCCATTAGCCGTTTTAAACGAAAGATACTTTCTTATTTAAAACGATTACAATTACAAATTTTACTATCTTTACTTATTTGTAGTAGTTTATAAAAAAGCATATAATATATATAAGTAAGCTGATTATAGAAAATTGGTATATCGATGCAAGGTAAGGTATGATTAAACCATATTAAATTTAATAACTTACATTGTAGCATTTAAGGAAGCTTTACTATCTC
It encodes the following:
- a CDS encoding FAD/NAD(P)-binding protein yields the protein MATWTIIGGGIQAVTIAIKLRSQGLSPHKLRIIDPNRNLCQQFNQFTQRIAMPYLRSPGVHHTHPNPFHLKQFAKKCQYTNASYGPYQRPNLEMFMNHTHELIHQYHLNHSHIQSSVCNIKQLDQLWHIQLADQSWISTTHLIIAFGCNHNTYTPALFKDEADVSHIFDDDDKNYDHTSHVVGSGITAAHLTLRLLKIKSEKVIHLWTNKPLEVHDFDADPGWLGPKNMNKFRKIHSSEERLKIIKQERHKGSIPKEIELRLKKYVEQKRLVIHTNELVEVQHHHICTHRYCLYYDQILLATGFQDAIMAQPIIKQLINKHQAPVADCGLPSINNNLEWLPNLFVSGGLADLELGPFARNIMGGREAAIRISQAFNNIENEAITKKAL
- a CDS encoding HesB/IscA family protein; the protein is MAVIEVTEAAVYEVKDMLQQNDMADGYLKVKVNGGGCTGLTYGMSAEAEPGENDEVIEFHGLKVLIDKTDKSVLEGTTIDFKQSLMGGGFQIDNPNAIASCGCGSSFRTAKVAGSPEDC
- a CDS encoding Na+/H+ antiporter family protein, with the protein product MINAVVIAVVLMIILCLCRLNVVISLFVSALVGGLVAGMSIPEIVSVFGKNIVDGAEVALSYALLGGFAALISYSGITDYLVNKIINSIHAENSKMSRVKVKVIIIVALLILSIMSQNIIPVHIAFIPIVVPPLISLFNELKVDRRQISIIIGFGLCWPYILLPFGFGQIFHQIIQNGFTKAHHPIEMGMIWKAMIIPSLGYVFGLIAGIFYFRKPRKYKEYKDVKDMSHIELKPYVLVVTIISILATFIVQTLTDSMIFGALAGVLIFFVFRVYKWTELDKQFVDGIQIMSFIGVVILSANGFAGVMNETGDITKLVHSLSGITGDNKLISIIVMYIIGLIVTLGIGSSFATIPIIATLFVPLGESLGLSTMALIALIGTASALGDSGSPASDSTLGPTAGLNVDGQHDHIRDTCIPNFIFYNIPLIIFGTIAAMIL
- a CDS encoding NAD(P)/FAD-dependent oxidoreductase is translated as MAQDRKKVLVLGAGYAGLQTITKLQKQISADEAEVTLINKNDYHYEATWLHEASAGTLSYEDLLYPVESVVNKDKVNFVKAEVTKIDRNAKKVETDAGIFDFDILVVSLGFESETFGIKGMKEHAFQIENVLTARKLSRHIEDKFANYASSKQKDDKDLAILVGGAGFTGIEFIGELTDRIPELCNKYGVEQGKVKVTCVEAAPKMLPQFSDELVNHAVSYLESKGVEFKIATPIVAANEKGFVVKVNDVEQQLEANTVVWAAGVRGSKLMEESFEGVKRGRIVTKQDLTIEGYDDIFVIGDCSAFIPAGEERPLPTTAQIAMQEGEHTAKNIINILEGQPTQEFSYVDRGTVCSLGSGDGVGVVYGKDIQGKKAAFMKKVIDTRAVFKLGGIGLAFKKGKF
- a CDS encoding YuzB family protein, which encodes MNPIVEFCISNLAKGGDFVYNQLENDPGVDVLEYGCLQNCGLCSSGLYALVNGDIVEGESPDDLLQNIYAHIEETWIF
- a CDS encoding PaaI family thioesterase yields the protein MTNMLETLGMKLEKKAHGLIVMSMPVTDRVKQPFGYLHGGASLALGETACSLGAANMIDTNQYVPLGLEMNANHISSTTEGIVYATATIIHEGKTTQVWNIEIKDDNNRLISIMRGTIAIKARK
- a CDS encoding M17 family metallopeptidase; protein product: MQATIKPNAEIKHTTLIVGVPEHINQLSQIVVEDEDINELLKTLKHNQIISSNVGHVSSTQVLLNGNYVKLISVGLGNLKTSDSSDFLIVFGKLFQHLKNDRIFKGALLFDTFASKILSKLELAELLGRQSEQSIYQFDSYKTDKTAPYQIDLDIHTNDEDVKHALADGVALASAINLARDYSNMPPNILTPAYYAELISNHFNNTEVTVDVKDGATLQREGFGLIHAVGKGSKNDPRLITLTYNGGQEGEQPIALVGKGITYDSGGYSIKSKVGMQTMKYDMCGSANVVAMIESAQRLNLKVNIIGVIVAAENMVNEAAMKPDDVFTALSGESVEVLNTDAEGRLVLGDAVFYANQFQPKVILDFATLTGAAVAALGEDKAAVFNKKAKVQLDEILVEAQKMDEFVFELPMTSTEQALIRNSDVADLVNHTNGHGKALFAATFINHFAGETPHLHFDIAGPATINKNTHKGPKGPTGYLISTIVQWLRKQ